A DNA window from Bradyrhizobium sp. CCBAU 53421 contains the following coding sequences:
- the trbE gene encoding conjugal transfer protein TrbE, with protein MMNLAEYRHSNARLADFLPWAALVDEGIILNKDGSFQRTAKFRGPDLDSAVPAELVAVAGRLNNALRRLGSGWAVFVEAQRHFAGVYPPNTFPDVASALVDAERRAQFEEAGAHYESSYFLTFLYLPPEEGAARAERLLYEGRDRTVGADAREVLRGFVDQTTRVLQLIEGFMPECGWLDDQATLTYLHSTISTKRHRVRVPEVPMYIDALLADQPLTGGLEPMLGSANMRVLTIVGFPGTTTPGILDDLNRLAFSYRWSTRAIMLDKTDATKLLTKIRRQWFAKRKSIGAILKEVMTNEASTLLDTDAHNKAIDADAALQELGSDQIGQAFVTATITVWDRDPNAADEKLRLVEKVIQGRDFTCMVETVNAVEAWLGSLPGHVYANVRQPPVSTLNLAHMIPMSAVWAGDARDLHFKGPPLLFGKTEGSTPFRFSLHVGDVGHTLVVGPTGAGKSVLLALMALQFRRYPNSQVFAFDFGGSIRAAALAMGGDWHDLGGALSDGGEQPVALQPLAWIDDPSERGWATEWIGAILAREKVEITPEVKDHLWSALTSLASAPREERTLTGLSVLLQSNSLKRALQPYCLGGPSGRLLDAEFERLGEAAVQAFETEGLIGTSAAPTVLAYLFHRIGDRLDGRPTLLIVDEGWLALDDEDFAGKLREWLKTLRKKNASVIFATQSLSDIDGSAIAPAIIESCPTRLLLPNERAIEPQIAAIYRRFGLNDRQIELLSRATPKRDYYCQSRRGNRMFELGLGEVALAFTAASSKTDQATISQIIAEHGPDGFVPDWLQRRGVAWATDLIPNLVNLEKSL; from the coding sequence ATGATGAATCTCGCCGAATATCGCCATTCCAACGCGCGGCTCGCCGACTTCCTGCCCTGGGCAGCCCTCGTCGACGAGGGAATCATCCTGAACAAGGACGGCTCGTTCCAGCGGACGGCAAAGTTCCGGGGGCCTGACCTCGACAGCGCAGTGCCGGCTGAACTTGTCGCCGTTGCCGGCCGTCTGAACAACGCCTTGCGCCGTCTGGGATCCGGCTGGGCCGTGTTCGTTGAGGCCCAGCGCCATTTTGCAGGTGTTTACCCGCCGAACACTTTTCCGGATGTCGCGTCTGCACTGGTCGACGCCGAGCGCAGAGCACAATTCGAGGAGGCAGGGGCCCACTACGAGTCCAGCTACTTCCTGACCTTCCTCTATCTGCCACCGGAGGAGGGAGCCGCCAGAGCTGAGCGACTGCTCTACGAGGGGCGAGATCGGACTGTGGGAGCAGACGCTCGCGAGGTGCTCCGCGGGTTTGTCGATCAAACCACCCGCGTGCTGCAACTTATCGAAGGGTTCATGCCGGAATGCGGCTGGCTCGATGATCAGGCCACGTTGACTTACCTGCACTCGACAATTTCCACCAAGCGTCATCGAGTTCGAGTGCCCGAAGTTCCCATGTACATCGATGCTCTATTGGCGGACCAGCCGCTGACCGGCGGGCTCGAGCCGATGTTGGGCTCAGCTAATATGCGAGTTCTCACGATTGTTGGCTTCCCGGGCACGACGACGCCGGGAATTCTGGATGACCTGAATCGCTTGGCGTTTTCGTATCGCTGGTCGACGCGCGCGATCATGCTCGACAAGACCGATGCCACCAAGTTGCTGACCAAGATCCGTCGCCAGTGGTTCGCCAAGAGAAAGTCCATCGGGGCCATTCTCAAGGAGGTCATGACCAACGAGGCGTCGACGCTGCTCGATACCGACGCTCACAACAAGGCAATAGACGCCGACGCGGCCCTGCAGGAACTGGGTTCGGATCAGATCGGACAAGCCTTTGTCACGGCGACCATCACGGTGTGGGACCGCGATCCCAATGCCGCCGATGAAAAGCTCCGCCTGGTCGAGAAGGTCATTCAGGGCCGCGACTTCACCTGCATGGTCGAGACGGTGAACGCCGTCGAAGCCTGGCTTGGCAGCCTGCCGGGGCATGTCTACGCGAACGTGCGGCAGCCACCGGTATCGACCCTCAACCTCGCTCATATGATTCCGATGTCGGCCGTGTGGGCGGGCGACGCAAGGGACCTGCACTTCAAGGGTCCGCCGCTTTTGTTCGGCAAAACCGAGGGATCAACGCCGTTCCGATTCTCACTCCACGTCGGCGACGTCGGTCATACCCTTGTGGTGGGGCCGACAGGCGCTGGCAAGTCAGTGCTGCTCGCGCTGATGGCGCTACAGTTCAGGCGTTACCCGAACTCTCAGGTCTTTGCGTTCGATTTCGGTGGTTCGATTCGGGCGGCCGCCCTCGCCATGGGCGGTGATTGGCATGATCTCGGCGGCGCATTGTCTGACGGAGGTGAACAGCCCGTCGCCCTGCAGCCGCTGGCCTGGATTGATGATCCTTCCGAGCGCGGATGGGCGACGGAATGGATCGGCGCGATCCTCGCACGGGAAAAGGTCGAGATCACCCCGGAGGTCAAGGATCATCTCTGGTCGGCGCTGACATCTCTCGCTTCGGCGCCGAGGGAGGAGCGCACCCTCACGGGCCTGTCAGTCCTGCTCCAATCGAACTCTCTGAAACGCGCCTTGCAACCATATTGCCTGGGTGGTCCGTCCGGGCGCCTGCTCGATGCCGAATTCGAGCGCCTCGGCGAAGCCGCAGTCCAGGCGTTCGAGACCGAAGGGTTGATCGGAACGAGTGCGGCCCCGACCGTCCTGGCCTACCTCTTTCATCGGATCGGAGACCGTCTCGACGGCCGGCCCACTCTTCTCATTGTCGACGAGGGTTGGCTTGCCCTCGACGACGAGGACTTTGCCGGCAAACTCCGGGAGTGGCTGAAGACGCTCCGGAAGAAGAATGCCTCCGTCATTTTTGCGACCCAATCGCTTTCGGACATTGACGGCTCCGCAATCGCACCGGCGATCATCGAGAGCTGCCCGACGCGGCTGTTGCTGCCGAACGAGCGGGCGATCGAGCCGCAAATAGCGGCGATCTACCGTCGCTTCGGTCTCAATGACCGCCAGATCGAGCTTCTGAGCCGGGCTACGCCAAAGCGCGACTACTATTGCCAGTCTCGTCGCGGCAACCGGATGTTCGAACTTGGCCTTGGCGAGGTTGCGCTCGCATTCACCGCAGCCTCTTCCAAGACAGACCAGGCCACCATCTCGCAAATCATCGCCGAACATGGACCCGACGGCTTCGTGCCTGACTGGCTCCAGCGCCGTGGCGTCGCCTGGGCGACAGATCTGATCCCCAATCTCGTCAATCTGGAGAAATCGCTATGA
- the trbJ gene encoding P-type conjugative transfer protein TrbJ, protein MKRLGLLAATGTIALMLGASVPARALIVFDPSNYVQNVLTAARELQQVNNQIVSLQNEAQMLINQAKNLANLPHSSLQQLQSSIQRTQQLLAQAQRIAYDVQQIDRAFSTNYAPATSSQSDQLLIANAQSRWQNSYAATQDALRVQAGIVGNLDSNRIQTSALVTSSQSASGALQATQAGNQILALQAQQLADLTAAAAAQGRAQSLEAAQRASAQDQGREQLRRFLTPGQGYQSSNVQMFH, encoded by the coding sequence ATGAAGCGTCTTGGCCTATTGGCGGCCACTGGCACCATCGCGCTGATGCTTGGCGCCTCAGTGCCCGCACGGGCACTGATCGTCTTTGATCCCAGCAACTACGTTCAGAATGTTCTGACGGCCGCGCGGGAACTGCAGCAGGTCAACAATCAGATCGTCTCGTTGCAGAACGAGGCGCAGATGCTCATCAATCAGGCAAAGAACCTGGCAAACCTGCCGCATTCATCGTTGCAGCAACTGCAATCCTCGATCCAACGCACCCAGCAATTGTTGGCCCAAGCCCAGCGCATCGCTTACGACGTGCAGCAGATCGATCGTGCTTTCTCGACAAACTACGCGCCAGCTACCAGCAGCCAGTCGGATCAGTTGCTGATCGCCAATGCTCAATCGCGTTGGCAGAATTCCTATGCAGCGACGCAAGATGCGCTTCGTGTCCAGGCCGGCATCGTTGGTAACCTCGACAGCAATCGCATCCAGACGTCTGCCCTCGTAACCTCGAGCCAGAGTGCCAGTGGCGCCTTGCAGGCAACTCAGGCCGGCAACCAGATTCTCGCGCTTCAAGCGCAACAACTTGCCGATCTCACAGCAGCCGCGGCGGCGCAGGGCAGGGCGCAGAGCCTCGAAGCGGCTCAGCGCGCTTCGGCTCAGGATCAGGGGCGAGAGCAGCTCAGGCGTTTCCTGACGCCAGGACAGGGCTATCAATCCTCCAATGTGCAGATGTTCCACTGA
- the trbK-alt gene encoding putative entry exclusion protein TrbK-alt: protein MTDVRAFKALSLLTTIGLVAVAACTIQLRGRDESGSAPKAEQRTDAANADLVRCRGVTPEETAGYRHCQQIWAENRRRFLGAKDGVVTPSHDDSTNSIPAQKDQSRIPQGYPLPKTPEANKP from the coding sequence ATGACCGATGTTAGGGCATTCAAGGCACTGTCGCTGCTTACGACAATCGGCCTAGTGGCCGTCGCGGCCTGCACGATTCAGCTGCGTGGCCGCGACGAATCTGGGTCGGCACCGAAGGCGGAGCAGAGGACCGATGCAGCCAACGCCGACCTCGTACGTTGCCGCGGCGTCACTCCGGAGGAGACGGCAGGCTATCGCCACTGCCAGCAGATTTGGGCTGAAAACCGGCGCCGCTTCCTTGGCGCGAAAGACGGCGTCGTAACTCCCAGCCACGATGACTCAACCAACTCGATACCTGCCCAAAAGGATCAAAGCCGGATCCCGCAGGGATATCCGCTACCGAAGACACCTGAGGCGAACAAGCCATGA
- the trbL gene encoding P-type conjugative transfer protein TrbL, with translation MTGTGIIDQFLETFTRYIDNGFGLLGSDIGYLATTLAAIDITLAALFWSWGTDEDIIARLVKKTLFVGVFAYLIGNWNSLARIIFESFAGLGLKASGASLSASDFLRPGKIAQVGLDAGRPLLDSISNLMGYISFFENFVQIVVLLFAWVVVLLAFFILAIQLFVTLIEFKLTTLAGFVLIPFGLFGKTAFAAERVLGNVISSGIKVLVLAVIVGIGSTLFSQFTAGFGGNQPTIEDAMTLVLAALSLLGLGIFGPGIANGLVSGGPQLGGGAAIGTGLAAGGVVAAGAGLAAGGAGLAGGAIAGAARSGGAAMSGASAAYRSGGLAGVAEAGASAAMSPLRRAAAALGGGREAGAQGASTSAEGQPDWARRMKRAETVRHGASAVSHAVRSGDHGGGGSSVDLSEGER, from the coding sequence ATGACCGGTACGGGGATCATTGACCAGTTTCTGGAAACGTTCACGCGCTATATCGACAACGGTTTTGGGCTACTTGGCAGCGATATCGGGTATCTCGCAACGACCCTTGCGGCGATCGACATCACGCTTGCCGCTTTGTTCTGGAGTTGGGGAACTGACGAGGACATCATCGCGCGCCTCGTCAAGAAGACGCTCTTCGTGGGGGTCTTCGCCTACCTCATCGGGAACTGGAACAGCCTGGCGCGTATCATCTTCGAGAGCTTCGCCGGTCTTGGACTGAAGGCATCGGGCGCAAGCCTGTCCGCATCCGATTTCCTGAGACCTGGAAAGATCGCTCAAGTCGGGCTTGACGCCGGCCGACCGTTACTCGACTCGATCTCCAACTTGATGGGCTACATCAGCTTCTTCGAGAATTTCGTCCAGATCGTCGTTCTCCTGTTCGCCTGGGTCGTGGTGTTGCTTGCCTTCTTCATTCTGGCGATCCAACTCTTTGTCACCCTGATCGAATTCAAGCTCACGACGCTTGCCGGCTTCGTGCTCATTCCCTTCGGCTTGTTCGGCAAGACTGCTTTCGCGGCCGAGCGGGTGCTGGGCAACGTCATATCATCCGGCATCAAGGTCTTGGTCCTGGCCGTCATCGTTGGCATTGGCTCGACCCTGTTCTCGCAATTCACCGCTGGCTTTGGTGGCAATCAGCCGACCATTGAAGACGCGATGACGCTGGTGCTGGCGGCGCTCTCCTTACTAGGCCTCGGCATCTTTGGTCCGGGTATCGCAAACGGCCTTGTGTCAGGCGGACCGCAACTCGGCGGCGGCGCTGCAATTGGAACAGGCCTTGCTGCCGGCGGCGTTGTTGCGGCGGGCGCGGGTCTTGCCGCCGGCGGTGCTGGTCTCGCTGGCGGCGCAATCGCTGGCGCCGCGCGTAGTGGCGGCGCTGCGATGAGCGGAGCATCAGCGGCCTACCGGAGCGGCGGCCTTGCCGGTGTCGCGGAGGCCGGCGCTTCCGCTGCGATGAGCCCGTTGCGTCGTGCAGCGGCTGCGCTCGGCGGAGGTAGGGAAGCCGGCGCGCAGGGCGCGAGCACTTCGGCCGAAGGACAGCCCGATTGGGCGCGTCGCATGAAGCGTGCCGAGACTGTTCGGCACGGTGCGTCGGCAGTCAGCCACGCGGTTCGCTCAGGTGATCACGGTGGCGGTGGCTCTTCCGTCGATTTGTCTGAAGGAGAGCGCTGA
- the trbF gene encoding conjugal transfer protein TrbF, translating to MFKRPSVHYGRMPEPITPYQKAAQVWDERIGSARVQAKNWRLMAFGCLMLSAGLAGSLVWQSSQSSITPWVVEVDHLGQAQRVAPANIDYQPTDAQIAYHLARFIEDVRGLPADGIVLRQNWLRAYDFTTDRGAAALNDYARNNDPFAKLGKAQISVDVSSVIRASSESFRVAWTQRVYDNGSLNSTERWTAILSIVIETPRDAERLRKNPLGVYVRAINWSKELSQ from the coding sequence ATGTTCAAACGACCTTCCGTACACTACGGGCGCATGCCCGAGCCGATCACGCCTTACCAAAAGGCAGCGCAGGTTTGGGACGAACGCATTGGATCTGCCCGCGTACAGGCCAAGAACTGGCGCTTGATGGCGTTCGGCTGCTTGATGTTATCAGCCGGTCTCGCAGGTAGCCTCGTGTGGCAATCGAGCCAAAGCTCGATCACGCCCTGGGTGGTTGAAGTGGACCATCTCGGCCAGGCCCAAAGGGTCGCGCCGGCCAACATCGACTATCAACCCACTGATGCGCAGATCGCCTACCATCTGGCGCGCTTTATCGAGGATGTCAGAGGCCTACCGGCGGACGGCATCGTTCTGCGACAAAACTGGCTCCGGGCCTATGATTTTACGACCGATCGTGGTGCTGCTGCGCTCAACGACTATGCGCGCAACAATGACCCCTTTGCCAAGTTGGGCAAGGCCCAAATCTCCGTGGACGTCTCAAGCGTCATTCGCGCGTCGTCTGAGAGCTTTCGTGTCGCGTGGACCCAGCGCGTCTACGACAACGGCTCGCTGAACTCGACGGAGCGCTGGACTGCAATTCTCTCGATCGTGATCGAGACACCCCGCGATGCTGAACGCCTGCGCAAGAACCCTCTTGGCGTCTATGTCCGCGCCATCAACTGGTCAAAGGAGTTGAGCCAGTGA
- the trbG gene encoding P-type conjugative transfer protein TrbG has translation MTNTTHDAYSYRPFPQIRLNSAWSRFVTSRRALLSALLLCSSALGGCSTYIPPGISYDAQVPPLPAAPAALDDRSQPLHVPPLWKPVLGGKSGGKEDAEPVSRVETANSAARVEPRKRGYFNAAQIYAYSPGALYQVYAAPGQITDIALEEGEQLAGSGPIAAGDTVRWVVGDTESGNGDTRRVHILVKPTRASIETNLVVNTDRRTYLIELRSRERPYMPSVSWYYPEAARERSRSVALKPVLPDPAQRISRYAIEGDSPAWRPLAAYDDGRKVYVEFPPGIVQGEMPPLFVIGPDGKTELVNYRAYGNVLIVDRLFAAAELRLGGEHQQKVRIVRTDGRPSS, from the coding sequence GTGACCAACACGACGCATGACGCTTATTCGTATCGTCCTTTCCCGCAGATCAGGCTCAACTCGGCTTGGTCCCGGTTCGTGACCTCAAGGCGAGCACTTCTGTCAGCGCTCTTGCTTTGCTCGTCGGCGCTCGGCGGGTGCTCGACCTATATTCCTCCTGGGATCAGCTATGACGCTCAAGTCCCGCCACTACCGGCGGCTCCAGCGGCGTTGGACGACAGGTCGCAGCCGCTTCACGTTCCGCCGCTCTGGAAGCCGGTTCTCGGCGGCAAATCGGGAGGGAAGGAAGACGCGGAGCCAGTGAGCCGGGTTGAGACGGCAAACAGTGCGGCCCGGGTCGAACCGCGCAAACGCGGGTATTTCAACGCGGCGCAGATTTACGCGTACAGTCCTGGAGCCCTCTATCAGGTTTACGCCGCACCGGGGCAGATCACGGATATCGCCCTCGAGGAGGGTGAGCAGTTGGCGGGATCAGGACCCATCGCGGCCGGGGATACGGTGCGTTGGGTCGTGGGCGACACCGAGAGCGGGAACGGCGACACGCGCCGCGTCCATATCCTTGTCAAGCCGACCCGTGCATCGATCGAGACTAACCTCGTCGTCAATACCGACCGCCGCACCTATCTTATCGAACTCCGATCCCGCGAGCGGCCATACATGCCGTCCGTTTCCTGGTACTATCCGGAAGCAGCGCGCGAACGATCCCGTTCAGTCGCCCTGAAACCCGTTCTTCCGGATCCGGCGCAGCGTATCTCCCGCTACGCCATCGAAGGGGACAGTCCTGCGTGGCGGCCGCTCGCCGCATATGACGATGGCCGCAAGGTCTATGTCGAATTCCCGCCGGGGATCGTGCAAGGTGAGATGCCTCCGCTCTTTGTAATTGGTCCAGATGGCAAGACCGAACTCGTCAACTATCGCGCCTACGGCAACGTGCTGATCGTGGATCGGCTCTTTGCAGCCGCCGAACTCCGGCTCGGCGGCGAGCACCAGCAGAAGGTCAGGATTGTCAGGACCGACGGGAGGCCGTCGTCATGA
- a CDS encoding TrbI/VirB10 family protein has protein sequence MNTPHGSDHEKIIPPETQREQSESFRLRAENPRVTRLSRRVLAGGSAVALLVIGGTVLWSLQSNRPRNSAADELYSTDHHNIADGITTLPKDYAGVSRQPIPQLGPPLPGDLGRPILAAQGQSPTIGGDPEQQRRDQEIEAARISHLFAATNGGVRPPTAAAVGSDRVVPPNATNSGDDGSAQNGQDRKLAFVNASVDRRTVSPDRVTRPASPYIVQAGTVIPGALITGIRSDLPGQITAQVTENVFDTPTGRFLLVPQGARLIGIYDSQVTFGQSRVLLVWTRLIMPNGRSIVLERQPGADTAGYAGLEDQVDNHWRELFKAAALSTFLSIGTELGAGSDTNSNDSTIIQALRHGASDSLNQTGQQVVRRSLNIQPTLTVRPGFPVRVLVNRDLILAPYGG, from the coding sequence ATGAACACTCCGCATGGAAGCGATCACGAAAAAATAATTCCGCCGGAGACACAAAGGGAGCAGTCCGAAAGCTTCCGCTTGAGAGCAGAGAATCCGCGTGTGACACGATTGTCCCGGAGAGTCCTGGCCGGTGGGAGCGCCGTTGCATTGCTCGTCATCGGCGGAACTGTGTTGTGGTCGCTGCAGAGCAATCGTCCCCGAAACTCGGCGGCCGACGAGCTTTACAGTACCGATCATCACAATATTGCTGACGGCATTACGACGCTGCCGAAGGATTACGCTGGCGTTTCGCGGCAGCCAATCCCGCAACTCGGTCCGCCACTCCCTGGGGACCTCGGTCGACCGATCCTTGCCGCCCAAGGCCAGTCGCCGACGATCGGCGGTGATCCGGAACAGCAGCGCCGGGACCAAGAGATCGAGGCAGCCCGCATCAGCCATTTGTTCGCTGCGACCAATGGAGGAGTGCGTCCGCCCACTGCTGCCGCGGTTGGAAGCGACCGGGTTGTGCCACCGAACGCAACGAACTCTGGCGACGATGGATCTGCGCAGAATGGCCAGGACCGCAAGCTTGCCTTCGTCAACGCCTCCGTGGACCGTCGCACGGTAAGCCCTGACCGTGTCACCAGACCCGCTTCACCATACATCGTTCAGGCCGGGACGGTGATTCCGGGAGCACTGATCACCGGGATCCGATCGGACCTGCCAGGCCAAATTACCGCGCAGGTCACCGAGAATGTTTTCGACACACCGACCGGCCGCTTTCTGCTTGTGCCTCAGGGTGCGCGCCTGATCGGTATCTACGATAGCCAGGTCACCTTCGGCCAGTCCCGTGTCCTGCTCGTTTGGACCCGGCTGATCATGCCGAATGGACGTTCAATCGTTCTCGAGCGGCAGCCTGGCGCTGACACCGCGGGATATGCAGGTCTTGAAGACCAGGTCGACAACCACTGGCGCGAACTCTTCAAGGCCGCGGCACTATCGACGTTTCTGTCGATCGGGACTGAACTGGGGGCCGGCTCAGACACCAATAGCAACGACAGCACAATCATCCAGGCATTGCGACACGGCGCCTCGGACTCACTGAACCAGACCGGACAGCAGGTAGTTCGGCGCAGCCTGAACATCCAGCCCACTCTGACCGTGCGACCCGGTTTCCCGGTTCGCGTTCTCGTCAATCGCGACCTCATACTTGCGCCTTATGGAGGATAG
- a CDS encoding DUF2274 domain-containing protein codes for MPKLRIGALPDDKPVKVTTELPASVHRDLVAYAEALARENGQRIDPAKLIAPMLARFMATDRGFAKARRADQAPRAGGGEG; via the coding sequence ATGCCCAAGCTGAGAATAGGAGCACTGCCAGACGACAAGCCAGTCAAGGTTACCACTGAGCTTCCAGCGTCAGTCCATCGAGATCTCGTCGCCTACGCAGAGGCCCTTGCACGCGAAAATGGGCAGCGCATCGATCCGGCAAAGCTGATCGCGCCGATGCTGGCACGCTTTATGGCCACGGACCGCGGTTTTGCAAAGGCGAGACGTGCCGATCAGGCCCCGAGAGCCGGCGGAGGTGAGGGATAG
- a CDS encoding LysR family transcriptional regulator, producing MTEISNRDDHQHAARAIDLHQLRLAVVASDYGSFRRAAEVLSIKHTVLSRSISQLEYLVGTSLFDRSSGGIKPTSAGSAVLRIARLILEQVDALVHTGKSNGRGETGQLTIGFCTSISTGNLRAILGDFKKRLPQIELATVERSRLRLMTALGSGTVDVIVTPGRLLSRDTKALPLWSERILIALPKDHGLAAREIVYWTDLHNETILLSQYDSGQELENLLISKLVLSEDRPKIEFHDVSRDTVKSLISMGLRLSLVLESDIGASFAGLAYRELRDRTGSSRLDFYAHWRHDNENPALKRFLNLLADRYPSPPPALGA from the coding sequence ATGACCGAGATTAGTAATAGAGACGATCATCAGCACGCGGCGAGAGCTATTGACCTACACCAGCTTCGATTAGCCGTTGTCGCTTCTGATTATGGAAGCTTCCGACGAGCTGCAGAAGTGCTTTCCATCAAACACACTGTTCTCAGTCGTTCCATTAGCCAGCTCGAGTATTTAGTCGGGACCTCCTTGTTTGATCGCTCAAGCGGAGGGATCAAGCCTACTAGCGCTGGCTCCGCGGTTCTGCGAATTGCGCGGTTGATCTTGGAGCAAGTCGATGCACTAGTCCACACGGGCAAATCTAATGGCCGCGGCGAAACCGGTCAGCTTACGATCGGCTTCTGCACATCCATCTCCACTGGGAATTTGCGAGCTATCTTAGGGGATTTCAAGAAGCGGCTCCCGCAGATCGAATTGGCAACGGTGGAACGCTCTCGCCTTCGTCTAATGACTGCCCTTGGTAGCGGGACCGTCGACGTAATCGTGACTCCGGGACGTCTGCTTTCAAGGGACACCAAAGCACTACCGCTCTGGAGCGAACGCATCTTGATCGCGCTGCCTAAAGATCACGGCTTGGCAGCACGCGAGATTGTCTACTGGACCGACCTGCACAATGAAACAATTCTTTTGAGCCAGTATGATTCTGGACAGGAGCTCGAGAATCTCTTGATATCCAAGCTGGTACTATCAGAGGACCGCCCCAAGATCGAATTCCATGACGTTAGCCGAGACACTGTCAAGAGTCTGATAAGTATGGGCCTGAGGCTCAGCCTTGTGCTGGAATCGGATATTGGAGCGAGCTTCGCCGGCTTGGCGTACCGCGAGTTACGGGACAGAACGGGATCAAGCCGGCTGGACTTCTATGCGCATTGGCGCCACGACAATGAGAATCCGGCTCTGAAGCGTTTCCTCAATCTGTTGGCAGACCGCTATCCCTCACCTCCGCCGGCTCTCGGGGCCTGA
- a CDS encoding acyl-homoserine-lactone synthase has protein sequence MIQLIAPPSYGEFSGTLVEMHRLRHRVFKLRMAWDVHTSGDMEVDDFDALGPIYLVQVSQSGQVQGSVRLLPTLGSIMLRDTFPALLQGQPAPSTPLVWESSRFAIDVAADAAKGDHGITRAAYELFAGMVEFGLSRQLTDIVTVTDVRMERILQRAGWPLRRIGNPSAIGNTLAVAGYLAISGEILSNLRKAGGLSMPALWTPVIFAAAA, from the coding sequence ATGATTCAACTAATCGCGCCACCTTCGTACGGGGAGTTTTCGGGCACTCTCGTTGAAATGCATCGTTTGCGGCATCGTGTTTTCAAGCTCCGCATGGCGTGGGACGTTCATACCAGCGGGGACATGGAGGTTGATGACTTTGACGCATTGGGTCCGATCTACCTGGTGCAAGTGTCTCAGAGCGGCCAAGTGCAAGGTTCCGTTCGCCTCCTCCCTACTCTTGGCTCGATCATGCTTCGCGACACCTTTCCCGCGCTTCTTCAAGGCCAGCCTGCGCCGTCAACTCCTCTCGTTTGGGAAAGTAGTCGATTCGCAATCGATGTTGCTGCCGACGCTGCGAAGGGAGATCACGGTATCACTCGCGCCGCTTATGAGCTCTTTGCCGGAATGGTCGAGTTCGGGCTTTCACGACAACTCACCGATATCGTTACCGTCACCGATGTCCGAATGGAACGAATCCTCCAACGAGCCGGTTGGCCGCTACGCCGCATTGGCAATCCTTCCGCTATTGGCAATACCTTAGCCGTGGCGGGCTATCTTGCGATTTCAGGTGAGATTCTCTCCAACCTTCGTAAAGCCGGTGGCCTTTCGATGCCGGCTCTTTGGACGCCGGTTATCTTCGCGGCCGCCGCCTAG
- a CDS encoding LuxR family transcriptional regulator — translation MHRVFQTFIDMLAAAKEPADFSRTMVITAESLDLSCFAYLALPRTNYGKPRLISNYPNAWTSHYLKSRYQRIDPVIQEALGNTEPFRWGLAPAEKTYSSLQQQMLDEASNFGIRLGFTVPIHDGHGPIAALTFAASKRSDAFETFTSSQARVLQLIAMYFHAHVRRKLRTGHRIAEVFLSPRELECLEWASQGKSAWEIGCILGISRNTVAYYLENAKEKLGVRTVVQAVTLLAAANKGKQN, via the coding sequence ATGCATCGCGTCTTCCAAACGTTCATTGACATGCTCGCCGCGGCCAAAGAACCCGCAGACTTTTCGCGGACGATGGTCATCACCGCGGAATCCTTAGATTTGTCATGCTTTGCCTATCTGGCGCTCCCGCGAACCAACTACGGGAAACCACGATTGATCTCGAACTATCCTAACGCCTGGACGTCGCACTATCTTAAGAGCCGCTATCAGAGAATTGATCCAGTCATTCAAGAAGCACTGGGCAACACTGAGCCGTTTAGGTGGGGGCTCGCTCCGGCAGAGAAAACCTATTCATCGCTTCAACAGCAGATGCTTGATGAAGCCTCCAACTTTGGAATCCGGCTCGGCTTCACCGTCCCTATTCATGACGGTCACGGTCCCATCGCTGCACTGACGTTCGCTGCATCCAAGCGCAGTGACGCCTTCGAAACTTTCACTAGTTCACAGGCGCGCGTACTTCAGCTCATAGCAATGTATTTCCATGCTCACGTGCGCCGTAAACTCAGAACCGGGCATAGAATCGCAGAGGTATTCTTGTCACCTCGAGAGCTCGAATGTCTGGAATGGGCCTCACAAGGGAAAAGCGCCTGGGAAATTGGATGCATCCTCGGCATATCACGCAACACCGTCGCATATTACCTAGAGAACGCGAAGGAGAAGCTCGGTGTGCGGACCGTTGTGCAAGCGGTGACACTCCTAGCGGCTGCGAACAAAGGAAAGCAAAATTAG